A genomic window from Ignavibacteria bacterium includes:
- the folK gene encoding 2-amino-4-hydroxy-6-hydroxymethyldihydropteridine diphosphokinase yields MGEFVVLGFGSNKGNRLKNIRLAIKALSLNKNMNLLKVSDLYETEPWGFKKQKSFYNSAAVFLCRLSPAELLKLVKVTEKKAGRKKNQKWHARELDIDILFFGSRVIRTQKLLIPHPFIPLRNFVLKPLVDIIPCYVHPVSKRKILNLYKNSKDFCKVRKINSFDRQLQ; encoded by the coding sequence ATGGGTGAGTTTGTTGTACTTGGCTTCGGTTCAAATAAAGGTAACAGGCTTAAGAATATAAGGTTAGCGATAAAAGCCCTTTCGTTGAATAAAAATATGAACCTGCTGAAGGTTTCAGATCTGTATGAAACTGAACCCTGGGGTTTTAAAAAACAAAAAAGCTTTTATAACAGCGCTGCTGTTTTTTTATGCAGGCTTTCACCGGCTGAATTACTGAAGCTTGTTAAAGTTACCGAAAAAAAAGCAGGCAGGAAAAAAAATCAAAAATGGCATGCCAGGGAGCTTGATATTGATATCCTGTTCTTTGGCAGCAGGGTTATAAGAACCCAAAAGCTGCTGATTCCGCATCCATTTATCCCGTTAAGGAATTTTGTTCTGAAACCGCTTGTTGATATTATACCCTGCTATGTTCACCCGGTTTCAAAACGGAAAATTTTGAACCTGTATAAAAACAGCAAAGATTTTTGTAAAGTAAGAAAGATCAATTCATTTGACAGGCAACTACAATAA
- a CDS encoding deoxynucleoside kinase, translating into MTGNYNNSGLSYIAVEGVIGAGKTSIAQMLATRLNAKLILENFEDNPFLEKFYIKPEDYAFRTQMFFLLERYTQLQDVHQKELFQNFVISDYIFEKDKIFAYLNLSDDELKIYEHVVTGLDKGIVVPDLVIYLQSSVERLMANIRKRSREIEKEISEDYISSLNEAYNYFFSRYKATKIMIVNCEETDFVNNPADFDELVNEIFKSDLSAVKYYNPSLRKAAQ; encoded by the coding sequence TTGACAGGCAACTACAATAATTCCGGTTTAAGCTATATTGCAGTTGAAGGCGTTATTGGAGCCGGTAAAACATCTATTGCTCAGATGCTTGCTACCAGGCTTAATGCTAAGCTGATACTCGAAAATTTCGAAGATAACCCTTTCCTTGAAAAATTTTATATTAAACCCGAAGATTATGCTTTCAGAACACAGATGTTCTTTTTGCTTGAAAGATATACGCAGCTTCAGGATGTGCATCAAAAAGAGCTTTTCCAGAATTTTGTAATAAGCGACTATATCTTTGAAAAAGATAAGATCTTCGCTTACCTGAACCTGAGTGATGACGAACTGAAGATTTATGAACATGTTGTAACCGGACTTGATAAAGGAATTGTTGTGCCTGATCTTGTTATTTATCTTCAGTCATCGGTAGAAAGACTGATGGCAAACATCAGGAAAAGAAGCAGGGAAATTGAAAAAGAAATAAGTGAAGATTATATAAGCAGCCTTAATGAGGCGTATAATTATTTCTTTTCCAGGTATAAAGCTACAAAAATTATGATAGTGAACTGCGAAGAAACTGATTTTGTCAACAACCCGGCAGATTTTGATGAGCTGGTTAATGAAATTTTCAAATCAGATCTTTCTGCTGTAAAATACTATAACCCTTCATTAAGGAAAGCTGCCCAGTAA
- a CDS encoding glycosyltransferase family 9 protein, protein MSKIEKILGDSALKVFKGFVLEKDITLTKDDLGKINKIIIIVRHQLGDMLCSLPMMFSVRKFFPEAQITLVSKRSAGFSEIFENCSSPPVNNVIHYEHGFEKFVDTVKLLTNFSPDLAIVPSSVIFSATNHLLAYYSKAQYRVGVRSKDYIPNKIGYILNIKKDFLWDSKKVHQVNRNLDVIKQIGIEPAEKFINLSLNQDQIDFSAQFYAENFSDPQKSVIGIHPGAAKEGNVWPQEKFAELMNLFNKKLNVYFYISEGPADKKYVENLENILKTKYPGIKYSKYCGKLMYNAANISKTALFISNDTGIMHLASGFKIPVIGLFGPTKAYEWGPLGVNKASIQAQGGKIENIEISDVFETGIGCLSV, encoded by the coding sequence TTGAGCAAGATAGAAAAAATTCTGGGCGACTCCGCGCTAAAGGTTTTTAAAGGTTTTGTTCTTGAAAAAGATATAACTCTTACAAAGGATGATCTGGGTAAAATAAATAAGATAATAATTATAGTCCGTCACCAGCTTGGTGATATGCTATGTTCACTCCCCATGATGTTTTCAGTCCGTAAGTTTTTTCCTGAAGCTCAAATTACCCTTGTTTCAAAACGTTCCGCAGGTTTTTCTGAGATCTTTGAAAACTGCAGCAGCCCGCCGGTTAATAACGTGATACATTATGAACATGGTTTTGAAAAATTTGTTGATACTGTGAAGCTGCTGACTAATTTCTCACCTGATCTGGCTATTGTTCCGTCATCCGTGATTTTTTCAGCGACAAATCACCTGCTTGCATATTATTCCAAAGCACAATACCGAGTTGGCGTAAGGTCAAAAGATTACATTCCTAACAAGATAGGCTATATATTAAATATTAAAAAAGATTTTTTGTGGGATTCTAAAAAAGTACACCAGGTGAACAGAAACCTGGATGTTATTAAGCAAATTGGTATTGAACCGGCTGAAAAATTCATAAATCTTTCGCTTAATCAGGATCAAATTGATTTTTCTGCTCAATTTTATGCTGAAAATTTTTCAGATCCCCAAAAATCAGTAATAGGTATTCATCCGGGAGCCGCGAAAGAGGGGAATGTTTGGCCGCAGGAAAAATTTGCTGAATTGATGAATTTATTTAATAAAAAGCTTAATGTATATTTTTATATATCAGAGGGTCCGGCAGATAAAAAATATGTGGAAAACCTAGAAAATATCCTGAAAACTAAATACCCCGGGATAAAATACAGTAAATATTGCGGTAAATTAATGTATAATGCAGCAAATATCAGCAAAACTGCGCTTTTTATTTCAAATGATACAGGCATTATGCATCTTGCTTCCGGATTTAAAATTCCGGTAATTGGCTTATTTGGCCCTACAAAAGCTTATGAATGGGGACCTTTGGGGGTGAATAAAGCGTCAATTCAGGCACAGGGGGGTAAAATAGAAAATATTGAAATTTCAGATGTTTTTGAAACCGGTATTGGCTGTTTAAGTGTTTAG
- the sucD gene encoding succinate--CoA ligase subunit alpha: MSVLVGKNTKLMVQGITGSEGSFHTRQIIEYGTNVVAGVTPGKGGTMFDDKVPIFNTCREAVEKAGANTSVIFVPPPFALDAILEAADSGVDVIVTITEGIPTKDMITAKNYLEDLNKAGRNIRMIGPNCPGIITPGFCKIGIMPGFIHLPGRVGLISRSGTLTYEAVAQLTALGLGQSTCIGIGGDPIIGTNFIDAMKLFNEDKDTDAVIMIGEIGGNAEETCAEYVKKYMTKPVVGFIAGRTAPPGRRMGHAGAIIAGGKGTAEDKIKAMRDAGIYVAESPAEMGAMVKLALDEAKAKKAKTKPSAKKTGKKSKPKSSKPKAAAKKRSTAVTTKKKPVKKNKVSKSSKPKAKKQLKKKKK; encoded by the coding sequence ATGAGCGTTTTAGTAGGTAAAAACACAAAATTAATGGTGCAGGGTATTACCGGCTCCGAAGGTTCATTCCATACAAGACAAATTATAGAATACGGTACAAATGTTGTTGCAGGTGTTACACCAGGTAAAGGCGGTACAATGTTTGATGATAAAGTGCCGATATTTAATACCTGCAGAGAAGCTGTTGAAAAAGCAGGTGCAAATACTTCAGTAATATTTGTACCGCCACCGTTTGCGCTTGATGCAATACTTGAAGCTGCCGATTCAGGTGTGGATGTTATTGTTACCATTACCGAAGGTATCCCTACCAAAGATATGATAACTGCAAAAAATTATCTCGAAGATCTGAATAAGGCAGGCAGAAATATCAGAATGATAGGTCCGAACTGCCCCGGCATAATTACTCCGGGATTCTGCAAGATCGGTATAATGCCCGGCTTCATTCATTTACCCGGCAGAGTGGGTCTCATCTCCAGAAGCGGAACACTGACATATGAAGCAGTTGCTCAGCTTACTGCTTTAGGTCTTGGACAATCAACATGTATCGGTATCGGCGGTGACCCGATAATCGGTACAAACTTTATAGACGCAATGAAACTTTTCAACGAAGATAAAGATACTGATGCTGTTATTATGATTGGTGAAATAGGCGGAAATGCTGAAGAAACCTGCGCTGAATATGTTAAGAAATATATGACTAAGCCTGTTGTTGGATTTATTGCCGGCAGAACAGCGCCCCCCGGAAGAAGAATGGGTCATGCAGGCGCTATAATCGCGGGAGGTAAAGGTACCGCTGAAGATAAGATCAAAGCTATGCGCGACGCGGGAATTTATGTCGCAGAATCACCCGCAGAAATGGGTGCAATGGTAAAGTTAGCGCTAGATGAAGCCAAAGCAAAAAAGGCTAAAACCAAACCATCTGCTAAAAAGACCGGGAAAAAATCCAAACCTAAATCATCAAAACCAAAAGCTGCAGCAAAGAAAAGATCAACTGCAGTAACAACTAAGAAAAAGCCGGTTAAGAAAAATAAAGTTTCCAAAAGCTCAAAGCCAAAAGCTAAAAAACAGCTTAAGAAGAAAAAGAAATAG
- the folB gene encoding dihydroneopterin aldolase, translating to MNYTIIRIKNARFYAHHGVLDTERMSGGLFEIDAEMTCDVTEAEAEDNLKKTLDYEKAYTFIKEVVSGEKFFLIEALAYRIALKIISNFQVVQKVTIKVRKPSPPLGGLTEYVEVEHTEYRLSEKLGPA from the coding sequence ATGAATTACACTATCATTCGTATTAAAAATGCCAGGTTTTATGCTCATCATGGTGTGCTTGATACAGAAAGAATGAGCGGAGGATTATTTGAAATAGACGCTGAAATGACATGCGATGTAACAGAAGCGGAAGCAGAAGATAATCTTAAAAAAACACTGGATTATGAAAAAGCTTACACTTTTATAAAAGAAGTCGTTTCCGGTGAAAAGTTCTTTTTAATTGAAGCGCTGGCATACAGAATAGCGCTTAAGATAATAAGTAACTTTCAAGTTGTACAGAAAGTTACTATTAAAGTACGGAAGCCTTCACCTCCTCTTGGCGGTCTTACAGAGTATGTGGAAGTTGAACATACTGAATACAGGCTCTCAGAAAAACTCGGACCGGCATAG
- the porU gene encoding type IX secretion system sortase PorU gives MRSFKNSLIALLVLTGANLFAQGNDIFQNVPSSVNDKKNPDMNSYLFGEVSQDYKIIASNSNYIEFEYYPAAVNTQKLSVNGENFSVYEFQYGLDKPITMGGSPDLKYRSFSVFMPSENGNTVQVIDYDVKEEQNVNIAPVPQVALFNPNIRSFENIYYQYNKSAEYSQNKFLPESFVSLTSVGPLRDAVTGNVVIYPFQFNPVTRSLKFYSRIRIRVTFGESPVPLNRPRSKEEVSLLSGSGINYSSAASWVNPKYRSAFKDRLVTNSVLSAGDWYKIEIKDNNEGNSEGIYKITKSFLEGAGINLSGIDPRTIKIYGNGGDLLDERLTEGRPQDLVENAVYIEGENDGVFNNEDYILLYGRSINNWKYDSVNNTYNHMVNYYSRSNYYWIAFNTPNNGKRMVLTPSENSGSAIVPSSFTEKIYTEPDEENLISEGNLWLSFSKRPGQSFEWNTTLTGLEGGSDIFYRIKPAMRVLCPNTGYFQVRDEFSNMSEYLLPLSCVVAGFNEWISTDTRTFVVNQSQKTNGEQVKLRSTFYATNGEAEGYLDWYEILYNRRFNSVTGDFLRFNSPDTFAVVEYNVSTFSNGNIRVFDATAHSDVKMIQPISINNNSVRFQKTENGGNVSRYFVVGQNGYKTPTSISSRVSNQNLHGISDGASYIIITHKDFISAADRIKTKREQGGPGNPDYLKTMVVTTEQIYNEFSGGVLDAVAIRDFIKFAYDSWSTKPAFVCLLGDGGFDYKNIKTQGGNYVPAWELTSPVIHQVLGLTTDDFFVNVVGGSNLIDKPDLAIGRIPANSLVDANGYIDKIDAYENGENNGYWKNRMMFVADDEKTTAPGCEGIFHLSQCEALAEQYSPPFIDKIKTYLATYPTVITPQGRRKPSVNSDIAKYWTDGVLNIHYTGHGSPDVWAHEYVLEKDNILSLINNTNRYPFVSIASCDMSKFDNPSNVSAGELFMMASRKGAIGTMAASRPVYASSNAALFYVVFSNLYLPRDTLLLQKRFGTAIFNTKNQIQYSENDAKYILMCDPTIRVQMPRFRSHIDSISGLAGDTMKALSRIKIYGSVLQPDSSVWTDYNGKLVLKIYDVDRNVATQEDCNPPLIQNFRLNGGIIYSGTKNVQNGKWTAEFIVPKDISYQNQAGRLINYFYNNQFDGAGINRNFIVGGINPNAEVDSVGPRISMFMNNRNFRTGDVINENSKFIADLFDESGINTTGTLGHKLEAVLDGNENNKYDLTNFYNSDTTYKSGSIEYDFANLTIGRHSLKLKAWDTHNNSSEATIEFDVSSSGTLQVTNLYNYPNPFSSNTAFTFQHNYPADINVKIKVYTVAGRLIKEIEKPNISDKFVVIDWDGKDQDGETLGNGVYIYRIVVESFDGLSVTNTGKLAVLK, from the coding sequence ATGAGATCATTCAAAAATTCCCTGATTGCTTTATTGGTTTTAACAGGCGCAAACCTTTTTGCGCAGGGTAACGATATCTTTCAGAACGTACCCTCATCTGTTAACGATAAGAAAAATCCTGATATGAACAGCTACCTTTTTGGTGAAGTATCTCAGGATTATAAAATAATTGCTTCAAATTCAAATTACATTGAGTTTGAATATTACCCTGCTGCCGTAAACACTCAAAAACTGAGCGTTAACGGAGAGAATTTTTCAGTTTATGAATTTCAGTACGGACTCGATAAGCCAATTACAATGGGCGGCAGTCCTGATCTCAAATACAGAAGCTTTTCGGTTTTTATGCCTTCAGAAAACGGAAATACGGTTCAGGTTATAGATTATGATGTTAAGGAAGAACAAAATGTAAATATTGCGCCTGTTCCCCAGGTAGCATTATTCAATCCCAATATTCGCAGCTTCGAAAATATTTATTACCAGTATAACAAATCTGCTGAATATTCACAGAACAAATTTTTACCCGAAAGTTTTGTCAGCTTAACTTCCGTTGGTCCTTTAAGGGATGCTGTAACAGGGAATGTTGTGATTTACCCGTTCCAGTTTAACCCTGTAACAAGATCATTAAAATTTTATTCCAGGATAAGGATCAGGGTTACTTTTGGCGAGTCACCGGTTCCACTAAACCGCCCTAGAAGCAAAGAAGAAGTATCATTGCTCTCAGGAAGCGGTATTAATTACAGCAGCGCAGCTTCATGGGTGAATCCTAAATACAGATCAGCATTCAAAGACAGGTTAGTTACCAATAGTGTTCTTTCCGCGGGTGACTGGTATAAAATTGAAATAAAAGATAACAACGAAGGAAACAGCGAAGGAATTTATAAAATAACCAAAAGTTTCCTTGAAGGTGCGGGTATAAATCTTTCAGGTATAGACCCAAGAACCATCAAGATCTACGGTAACGGCGGAGACCTTCTTGATGAAAGGCTTACCGAAGGAAGACCGCAGGACCTTGTAGAAAATGCTGTATATATAGAAGGCGAAAACGACGGTGTTTTTAATAATGAAGATTATATCCTGCTGTACGGAAGATCAATAAATAACTGGAAGTATGATTCAGTGAATAATACCTATAATCATATGGTAAATTATTATTCACGCTCCAATTATTACTGGATAGCATTCAACACACCCAACAACGGAAAAAGAATGGTGCTCACACCATCTGAAAACAGCGGTTCTGCAATTGTACCTTCATCATTTACTGAAAAGATCTACACCGAGCCAGATGAAGAAAACCTCATCAGTGAAGGTAACCTTTGGCTCAGTTTCAGTAAAAGACCCGGACAGTCATTTGAATGGAATACCACACTTACCGGTCTTGAAGGGGGTTCTGATATTTTCTACAGAATTAAACCGGCTATGAGGGTGCTTTGCCCCAATACAGGTTACTTCCAGGTAAGAGATGAATTTTCAAATATGTCCGAATATTTACTACCTTTAAGCTGTGTTGTAGCAGGTTTTAATGAATGGATATCCACTGATACCAGAACTTTTGTGGTAAACCAGTCCCAAAAAACAAACGGTGAACAGGTTAAATTAAGATCAACTTTCTATGCCACCAACGGCGAAGCAGAAGGATATCTTGACTGGTACGAAATATTGTATAACCGCAGATTTAATTCTGTAACCGGAGATTTTCTCAGGTTTAATTCACCTGATACTTTTGCTGTAGTTGAATATAACGTATCAACATTTTCAAACGGAAATATTAGGGTTTTTGATGCTACTGCGCACAGTGATGTAAAAATGATACAGCCTATTTCGATCAATAATAACAGCGTTCGTTTCCAGAAAACTGAGAACGGCGGCAACGTTAGCAGGTATTTTGTAGTAGGTCAAAACGGGTATAAAACACCCACATCAATTTCTTCCAGGGTATCAAATCAGAATTTGCACGGAATATCTGACGGTGCAAGTTATATTATCATTACACATAAAGATTTTATTTCTGCCGCCGATAGAATCAAAACCAAAAGAGAGCAGGGCGGTCCGGGTAACCCTGATTATCTGAAAACAATGGTTGTAACCACCGAACAGATATATAATGAATTTTCTGGCGGTGTTCTGGATGCTGTGGCTATCAGAGATTTTATCAAGTTTGCATATGATAGCTGGTCAACCAAGCCCGCTTTTGTCTGCCTTTTAGGCGATGGCGGCTTTGATTATAAAAACATTAAAACCCAGGGCGGTAATTATGTTCCTGCCTGGGAGCTGACAAGTCCGGTGATACACCAGGTGCTTGGATTAACCACGGATGACTTTTTTGTTAATGTAGTTGGAGGAAGCAATCTTATCGATAAGCCCGATCTTGCAATTGGCAGAATACCGGCAAATTCACTTGTTGATGCGAATGGTTATATAGATAAAATAGATGCTTATGAAAACGGTGAAAATAACGGATACTGGAAAAACAGGATGATGTTTGTGGCTGATGATGAAAAAACAACTGCACCTGGATGTGAAGGAATTTTTCATCTTTCACAATGTGAAGCTCTAGCTGAGCAGTATTCACCTCCATTTATAGATAAGATCAAGACTTATTTGGCTACATATCCTACAGTTATTACGCCGCAGGGAAGAAGAAAACCCTCAGTAAACAGTGATATAGCTAAGTACTGGACTGATGGAGTGCTAAACATACATTATACAGGTCATGGAAGTCCTGATGTGTGGGCTCATGAATATGTTCTTGAAAAAGATAATATTCTGAGTCTTATCAATAATACAAACAGGTATCCGTTTGTTTCAATAGCAAGCTGTGATATGAGCAAGTTTGATAATCCTTCGAATGTAAGCGCTGGAGAGCTCTTTATGATGGCAAGCCGAAAAGGTGCAATAGGTACAATGGCTGCTTCAAGACCTGTTTATGCATCCAGCAATGCTGCATTATTTTATGTAGTATTCAGCAATTTGTACTTGCCAAGAGATACTTTGCTTTTACAGAAAAGATTCGGCACTGCAATATTTAACACCAAGAACCAGATCCAGTATTCTGAAAATGATGCAAAATATATATTGATGTGTGATCCTACTATCAGAGTACAAATGCCGAGGTTCAGGTCACATATTGATAGTATCAGCGGCCTTGCAGGTGATACAATGAAAGCGCTAAGCAGGATAAAAATTTACGGTTCTGTACTTCAGCCGGATTCATCTGTTTGGACAGATTACAACGGTAAGCTTGTATTAAAAATTTATGATGTTGACCGCAATGTCGCAACTCAGGAAGACTGCAACCCGCCGTTGATTCAGAATTTCAGATTAAACGGCGGAATAATATACTCAGGTACCAAAAATGTACAAAACGGTAAGTGGACTGCTGAGTTTATTGTTCCCAAAGATATTTCTTACCAAAACCAGGCTGGCAGACTGATCAATTATTTCTATAATAACCAGTTTGATGGCGCCGGAATTAACAGAAACTTTATAGTCGGCGGTATTAATCCAAATGCTGAAGTAGATTCTGTTGGTCCGAGAATAAGTATGTTCATGAACAACAGGAATTTCAGAACCGGGGATGTTATTAATGAAAACTCTAAATTCATCGCTGATCTTTTTGATGAATCTGGAATTAATACAACCGGTACACTTGGTCATAAGCTCGAAGCCGTTCTTGATGGAAACGAGAATAACAAATATGACCTCACTAATTTTTATAACAGCGATACTACTTATAAATCAGGTTCTATTGAATACGATTTTGCTAATTTGACTATCGGAAGACATTCTCTGAAGCTTAAGGCCTGGGATACCCATAATAATTCATCAGAAGCTACTATAGAATTTGATGTATCGTCATCAGGAACATTACAGGTCACAAATTTATATAATTATCCTAATCCGTTCAGCAGCAATACAGCATTTACATTCCAGCACAACTATCCTGCTGATATAAATGTTAAAATTAAAGTATACACAGTTGCAGGAAGGTTGATAAAAGAGATAGAAAAACCCAATATTTCCGATAAATTTGTAGTGATCGATTGGGATGGGAAAGATCAGGACGGTGAAACATTGGGAAATGGTGTTTATATTTACAGGATTGTTGTAGAATCTTTTGATGGTTTATCCGTTACAAATACCGGAAAATTAGCGGTTTTAAAGTAG
- the porV gene encoding type IX secretion system outer membrane channel protein PorV translates to MFKIKMCVLAVLVVLSGRVFAQGESAVPFLLIGPNSLNAGMGETGTGMINDASAMFWNPAGLGFQKGAQVSITHSPWLPGLGLSDLFYDYLAGKYYMKKLKGTLGVSITYLNIGKIIQTDEFGNEIGNYQAFDGALAVGYGTKVTKDLGVGVVTRFIYSKLAVDPVAGEQGTGTAYDLSFDLSMLWRPSKTKMKFLNNKFGLGINLSNIGPKVTYVDNDQADPLPTNLRLGLAYDIYQSEYNNLTLTADFAKLLVKRRENGESDPVYKGIFTSFGGGIDNVMKSIQSSVGAEYWYGNPKLIGLRGGFFYEDPDRGKRKFITLGASIRYSMYGFDFSYINTIEENHPLANTLRFTLSVNFGQPETTVKKPEEKKTEEQPQK, encoded by the coding sequence ATGTTTAAAATCAAAATGTGCGTGCTGGCAGTGCTTGTTGTGCTATCAGGCAGAGTTTTTGCGCAGGGTGAATCAGCAGTCCCTTTCTTGCTTATCGGACCCAACTCGCTTAACGCAGGTATGGGTGAAACCGGCACAGGTATGATAAATGATGCTTCAGCTATGTTCTGGAACCCGGCAGGTCTTGGTTTTCAGAAAGGCGCCCAGGTTTCTATTACACATTCTCCATGGCTCCCGGGTCTTGGCCTTTCAGATCTTTTTTATGATTACCTGGCAGGTAAATATTACATGAAAAAATTAAAAGGTACTCTTGGAGTAAGTATAACATATCTGAATATCGGTAAAATTATTCAGACAGATGAATTCGGAAATGAAATTGGGAATTACCAGGCTTTTGACGGCGCACTTGCAGTAGGTTACGGTACAAAAGTTACCAAAGATCTTGGTGTAGGTGTAGTTACAAGGTTCATTTACAGTAAGCTTGCTGTTGATCCAGTTGCAGGTGAACAGGGTACAGGAACTGCATATGACCTCAGCTTTGATCTTTCAATGTTATGGAGACCTTCCAAAACCAAAATGAAGTTCCTGAATAACAAATTTGGCCTTGGAATTAACTTATCAAACATTGGTCCTAAAGTAACTTATGTTGATAATGACCAGGCTGATCCGCTTCCAACAAATTTAAGATTAGGTTTAGCTTATGATATATATCAGAGCGAATATAATAACTTAACTTTAACCGCTGATTTTGCAAAGCTTCTTGTAAAAAGAAGAGAGAACGGCGAATCTGATCCTGTTTATAAAGGAATATTCACATCATTTGGCGGCGGTATTGATAATGTAATGAAATCAATCCAGTCATCAGTTGGTGCTGAATACTGGTACGGTAACCCGAAGCTTATTGGTTTAAGAGGCGGCTTCTTTTATGAAGATCCTGACAGAGGTAAAAGAAAGTTCATCACACTTGGCGCAAGCATAAGGTACAGTATGTACGGATTTGATTTCAGTTATATAAACACGATCGAAGAAAATCACCCGCTTGCAAACACTTTAAGGTTCACACTTTCTGTGAATTTCGGCCAGCCTGAAACCACAGTAAAAAAGCCTGAAGAAAAGAAAACTGAAGAACAACCCCAGAAATAA